CTCGGTGTCCTGCGCTCGGCGGCCCACGAGGCCGGTACGGCGCTGCTGTTCCGCACCTGGTACCGGTGGGAGGAACTGGTGGCGGTGCTCCGGGCCGGGCTCGCCGCGGCGGGTGTGCCGCCGTTACCGGCCGCCCGGGGCCTGGTGCTAGGCGATCTCGACGGGCTGGCCGACGCGGTGGCCGCCCTGGTCGGCGGCTCGGTGACCATCGAGGACACCGAGTCGCGGGTGCTGGCGTACTCCTCGACGGAGGAGAACGTGGACGAGATGCGCCGGCTGACCATCCTCGGGCGGCGCGTGCCCGCCTGGCGGGTGGCCGCGATGCGCGACGCCGGGTTCTTCCGCGCCCTGTGGACCACGGAGGACGTGCTGCACCGGCGCGCCCAGGGCGACAATCCCGAGCGGCTGGTATGCGCCGTCCGGGCGGGCGGCGAGGTGCTGGGCTCCGTCTGGGTGGCGGCGGTCGCGGGCCGGCCGCTGTCCCCGAACGCGGCCCAGGCGCTGCGCGCCGCGTCCCGGGCCGCCGCCCCGCATCTGCTCCACCACCGCACGCGCGGCGCGGACAGCCGGCTGGTGGAGGACGCGGCGCGCGCCCTGCTGGAGGAGCGCGGCTCGGCCGAGGTGCTGGCCGAGCGGGCCGCGCTGCCGGCCCGGGAGCCCTGCGCGGTGCTGGCGGTGGGCGTGGCGACCGGGGAGCAGGGGGCGGCCGGTGAGCCGTCCCGGATGTACGCGCTGCTCGCCCTGCACTGCGCGGCCCTCGGCCACCGGATCGTGGTCGTGCCGGCGGGTGGCCGGGCGCTGGTGCTGGTCGGCGCGCTGGACCGGGACGCGGACCGGGCGCGGGAGCGGATGACGGCGCTCGGCACCTCGCTGACCGCCCGCCTGTCGGCGGCCGCCGGCGCGCCGGTGCGGGCAGGGCTGGGCGAGGTGGTGCCGGCGCTGGCTCAGGCGGCGCGGTCGCGCCGCAGCGCCGAGCAGGCGCTGAAGGCCCTCGCCCGGACCGGGGACGGGCGTTCCGTGGCGTGGGTGGAGGACGTGGCCGACACCATCGGCGTCCTGCGCGTGCTGGAGGCGCTGCGGGACCTGGAGCTGCCGCCGGGGACCGCGGTGGCGCGGCTGGCCGCATTCGACGCCGGGCACGCGGGCAGCCGTCTGGTGGAGTCCCTGCGGGCCTACCTGGACCACTTCGGTGATGTGCCGGCCGCCGCGCGCAGCCTCTCGCTGCACCCCAACACCATGCGGTACCGGCTGGGCCGGATCACGGCCGTGTCGGGGCTGGACCTCGGCAGCCCGGACGCCCGGCTGCTGGCGCAGCTGCAACTGCGCCTCGGGGACGGGGAGCGGCGCGGCACCCCGGGTCCCTGAGACGCGGTTCGTGCGCCCGAAGCACCGAAGGCACCGTTCGGGCCCGCGCACCGAAGAGGCACCTCGTGCGCCCGCACCACCGAAGGGGCCGTTCCTCGTCGCCGCGCACGAAGGCGGACGCGCCGGGGTGCGAACCCCCGGTGCGGGCCCGGCCGGGGCGGGTATGCCTGTGCGCAGCCGACGAAGACCGTCCCCGGGTGCGGCGAGCAGCCTGGTCATGTGCTCGGGGAAACGGCCTCGGGCCGCTGTCCCACACCGGAGGGTGCACCATGACCGCTGTGTCCCGTGCCGCCGCGCGCCGCGAGCACGTCCTGAGGGAGGCCGTGCGGCAGGGCCTGCTCGACCCGGAACTCGCCCCGCTGGCCGCCTTCGTGGACCTCGACGGTGTCGGGGCCACGGTCCGGGCGCTGCGCGAGGCGTTTCCCGGCGCCCCCGAACTGCCCGCCGTCACGCACGCGTTCGCCGCGAAGGCCAACTGCCTGGTGCCGGTGCTGCGGGAGCTGGAACGGCTCGGGATGGGCTGCGAGGTCGCGACCGGGGGCGAGCTGGCCCGGGCGCTGGCGGCCGGGTTCCCGGCCGACCGGATCGTCTTCGACTCCCCGGCCAAGACGCGCGCCGAGCTGGCGCGGGCCCTGGAACTGGGGGTGGCCGTCAACGCCGACGGCTTCCAGGAGCTGGAGCGGATCGACGCGCTGCTGGCGGGCCGCCGGTCCGCGTCCCGGATCGGGGTGCGGCTGAACTGCCAGGTCGGCGGCGGGGCCATCGCCGCGATGAGCACCGCCACGACCACCTCCAAGTTCGGTGTCCCGCTGACCGATCCGGGCAACCGGGAGCGGCTGCTGCGGGCGTTCGCCGCCTATCCGTGGCTGACCTGGGTGCACACCCACACCGGGTCGCAGGGCTGCCCGCTGGACCTGATGGCGCGCGGGGTGGCGCAGGCGGTGGAGTTCGCCGGCCAGGTGACGGCGGCGTTCGGCGCGGGCCGGGTGGAGGGCATCGACATCGGCGGCGGGCTGCCGGTGAACTTCGCCGACGACGAGGTCACGCCGACATTCGCCGACTACGTCGCACAGCTGCGGGCGCACGCCCCGGGGCTGTTCGAGGGCCGGTACCGGGTCGTCACCGAGTTCGGCCGGTCGGTGCTGGCGAAGAACGGGTTCCTGGCGGCGTACGTCGAGTACACCAAGAGCGCCGGGGGCCGGCCGATCGCCGTGACGCACGCCGGGGTGCAGGTCGCCACCCGGACGGTGTTCAGCCCCGACGCCTGGCCGCTGCGGATCGAGGCGTACGGCCCGGACGGAGCCGCCCTGCGGGCGCGGCCCGTGCGGCAGGACATCGCCGGCCCGGCCTGCTTCGCCGGCGATCTGCTGGCCCGCGACCGGGCGCTGCCGCCGCTCGGGCCGGGCGACCTGGTGGTGGTGCCGGACACCGGCGCGTACTACTTCTCCACGCCGTTCCACTACAACAGCCTGCCCGAGCCCGCCGTGCACGGGGTCCGGACGGACGCGGCCGGGCGGGTGGAGTTCACGCTCGTGCGGCCCGCGCAGGACCCGTGGCTGCTGACGGACCGGGACGGCGTACCGGAGCCGGTCCCGGCCGGCGAAGACCGGTGAGGAGCGGCACGGCGCCCCGGTCCGGTTCCGGGCGGCCCGGCGGGGGCGGGCCGCTGCTGACCCAGCGCGCCGCCATCGTGTTCCTGCTGGCCGGGCTGGTCGGCGCCGGGGCGGGCGTGCTGGCGGCGCTGGCCGGCAGCGCCTGGCCGGTCGCGGTGAGCGCGGGCGCCGGCACCGCCGCCTCGGCGGTGCTGTTCTTCAAGGAGATCATCGACTAGGCGCCGGGCGCCCGGGTCAGGGCCGCAGGGCCCGCAGCAGCAGGTCGGCGAGGTGGTCGGCGACCTGCTGGGGGGTCAGCGGGCCGTCGGGGCGGTACCACGTCGACAGGTGGTGGACGGAGCCGAAGTGGTAGTCCACCACCAGGTCGGCCGGGGTCGCCGTGGAGAAGACGCCCTCCTTCTGGCCCTCTTCCACCAGCGCGCGGAAGCGTTCGTGGTAGCGCCGGCGCTCGGCGCGGACCTGCTTGTTCTTCTCCGGGCTGAGGTGGTGCATGGACCGGAAGAAGATCGACGCGTCGTCGAGGTTCTCGATGGTGGTGACGACCACGTCGGCCGCCGCGTCCCTGAGCCGCTTGGCCACCGGCTCGTCGGCGTTCGCGTAGGTGTCCAGCCGCTCCTGCTGGAGGCGCAGCACGCGCGCGTACACCTCGTGCAGCAGGTCGTCCTTGGAGCCGAAGTAGTGGTACAGCGCGCCCTTGGTGACGCCGGCCGCCTCCACGATCTCCTGCACGGAGGTGCGGTCGTAGCCCTGCTCGGCGAAGAGCCGGGTGGCGGCGGCCAGCAGCCGCTGCGGTACGGGCGTGCCGTCTCCGTCCGTGGTCCTGGGCACTGCCGCCACCTGCCTTTCCATGTCTTTCAGTCGGTGTTCCGGGAACGCAGTTCCCGACGGAGGATCTTCCCACTGGCCGTCTTGGGCAACTCGGGCAGGATCTCCACCTGACGCGGGTACTTGTACGCGGCCAGTCTCTCCTTGCAGTACGCGGCCAGTTCGCCGGGGGCCGCCTCGGCGCCCGGACGGAGGCTGATATAGGCCTTGACGGTCTCGCCCCGGTACCCGTCGGGCACCCCGACGACGGCCGCCTCGCGCACCGCCGGGTGCGTGTAGAGGACGTCCTCGACCTCGCGCGGCCACACCTTGAAGCCGGACGCGTTGATCATGTCCTTCTTGCGGTCCACGACGTACAGCCAGCCCCGCTCGTCCATGAACCCGATGTCGCCGGTGCGCAGCTCGCCGTCCGGGAAGGTCTCGGCGGTGGCGTCGGGCCGCCGCCAGTAGCCGGGTACCACCTGCGGTCCGCGTACGGCGATCTCCCCGTGCTCCCCGAAGGGCACCTCCGCGCCCCGGTCGTCCAGGATGCGCACGACCGTGTCGGCGCCGGGCAGGCCGACGGACAGGGTGCCGGAGACCGGGTCGACGGGCGCCTCCAGGTGGGGCGGGACGGAGGCGCAGGGGGCGGTGCACTCGGTGAGGCCGTAGCCGACCCGCAGGTACGGCCCGAAGCGCTCGCGGAACCGCTCCACGAGGGCGGGCGGCACGGGCGCGCCGCCGGAGGAGAGCTGCACGAAGGAGGTGAAGTGCTCGCGGGTGACGCCGGGGTGGGCGGCGAGCGCCATGTAGGCGGTGGAGGGGCCGACGGTGTAGTGCGGGCGGTGCTCGGCGAAGGCGTCCAGGACGACACCGGGCTCGAAGCGGTAGGTGAGCACCAGGGTGCCCGCGCCGTTCAGGCAGGCGCCGAGCTGGCAGACCATGCCGGTGATGTGGAACAGCGGGGCGAGCGCGTAGTAGACGGGCCCCTCGGGCAGGCCGAGTCCGGTGCTCTGCCGTTCGGCGTTGTACATGATGTTGGCGTGGGTGTTGGTGGCGCCCTTGGGGATGCCGCTGGTGCCCGAGGTGTAGCTGATCAGCGCGATGTCCTCGGGGCGTGGCAGGCGGCCCTCGGGGGGCCGGCCGCCCTGCCGGGCGACCGCCGTCAGGTCGTCGGCGTCCGGGGCCTGGGGCAGCCGCTCGAAGGCCAGCACGCGGGGGTCGTCGCGGGTCTGGAAGTCCCGTTCGCAGGCGGTGAGCACGATCCGTACCGGGGAGTCGGCGGCGGTCTGCCGCAGGTACCCCTCCCAGGCCCGGTCGGAGCAGATCAGCGCGGTCACCTCGGCGTCCCGCAGGACGTGCGCGACCTCGCCCGACTTGTACATGGGGTTGACCGGGACGACGGTCGCGCCCGCCTTCCAGGCGCCGAGCACGGCCAGCACGAAGTGCGGGGAGTTCTGCAGGAGTACGGCCACCCGGTCGCCGCGCCGCAGTCCGCGCCCGGCGAGGTGGGCGGCGACGGAGTCGGTCAGCTCGTCGATGTCCCGGTAGGTCAGCCGGGTGTCGAAGTAGGCGAGGCAGGCGCGGTCGGGGTGCCCGGCGACGGCGGTGCCGAGGGCGTGCACCAGGGAGTCGGCGGGGTCGAGCGGGGCGCGCTGGTCGTCGGTCAGCAGCGCGAGCCAGGGGCGGTCGGCGTAGCGGACGGCGGTCACCGGGCGGCCTCCCACTTGCGCTGGATGTGGTTCATGGTGGCGAGCCAGCGCTCGGGCTCGCCGGCCCGCGCCTGGTAGAAGCCGGCGACCTCGGGGTGCGGCAGGATCAGGAAGCGGTCCTCCTCGATGCCCTTCAGCAGGGCGTCGGCGACGGCCTCGGGTTCGATCGCGGTGGGCCGCAGCACCAGGTCGCCGGCGCTGCCGGTGGCGGCCAGCATGTCGGTGCGGACGCCCTGCGGGCAGATGGCGTGCACCTTGACGCCCCGGTGGCGGTAGGTCAGGGACAGCCACTCGGCGAAGGCGTAGGCGCCGTGCTTGGTCACGCTGTAGGAGGGCGCGCCGATCATGGTGAGCAGTCCGGCGGCGGAGACGGTGGACACGAACCGTCCGGCGCCCCGCTCCAGCCAGCCGGGCAGCAGCGCGTGGGCGGCGCGGACGTGGGCCATCAGGTTGACGTCCCAGGACGTCTCCCAGGTGTGCTCGTCCAGGGCGGTGAGGTCGCCGTCCTCGAAGGCGACCCCGGCGTTGGCGCAGTAGACGTCCACCGTGCCGCCGAGGGCCTCGCGGGCCGCGTCGACGACGCGGGAGGCGTCGCCGGGCACGGCGGTCCCGCCGATCTCCTCGGCCACCGCCTTCGCCTTGCCGGCGTCCAGGTCGTTCACCACGACCCGGGCGCCCTCGGCGGCGAACCGCCGGGCCAGCGCGGCCCCGATCCCCCCGCCCGCTCCGGTGACGACCACTCCCGCATCCCGCACGGCTTCCACCATCGGTCTCCTTCGACACGACACGACGCGACGCGACTTCGACACGACACGCTGCGACTCGGCTCGGCGAGCGTCAGACTAACCAGTCGGTATGTGTAAAAGGAAGGGCGGGCGCGCCAACCTCTAGGGGACTGGAGGACTCATGGACCTGTCCCGAAGAAACCTGCTCGCCTCGACCGCACTGGCGGCGACTCCCATGCCCCACCACCACCGCGAGCCGCTCCGCACCGGCTTCGAGAACCTCGCCGCCCACGACTACGCGCTCCTCGCCGGCCAGAAGACCGGCGTCGTCACCAACCCCACCGGCATCACCAGGGCCGCCGAGCACATCGTCGACGTGATGCACCGCGACCCCCGGGTCGAGCTGACGGCGGTCTTCGGCCCGGAGCACGGCTTCCGCGGCACCGCCCAGGCCGGCGGCTCCGAGGGCCGCCACGACGACCCGGCGACCGGCCTGCCGGTGTACGACACGTACCTGAAGAGCGGCCGGCCGCTCGCCGACATCTTCACCGCGTCCGGCGTGGACACGGTCGTCTTCGACATCCAGGACGTCGGCGCCCGCTTCTACACCTACATCTGGACCCTGTACGACTGCATGGAGGCGGCGGCGCTCGCCGGGAAGCGCTTCGTCGTGCTGGACCGCCCCAACCCGGTGACCGGCCGCGCGGCCGAAGGCCCGGTGCTGCGCGAGGAGTTCGCCAGCTTCGTCGGCCGGAAGCCGATCGCTCAGGCGCACGGCATGACGGTGGCGGAGCTGGCCGGCCTGTTCAACGGGGAGTTCCTGAGCACGCCGGTCGCGCTGGAGACCGTACGCATGTCGGGCTGGAAGCGGTCCGCGTTCTACGACGGCTCGGGCCTGCCCTGGGTGCCGCCGAGCCCCAACATGCCCACGCCGGACACCGCGATGGTGTACTCCGGGACCTGCCTGTTCGAGGGCACGAATCTCTCCGAGGGGCGCGGCACGACCCGGCCCTTCGAACTCCTCGGCGCGGAGGGCGTGGACGGGCGCTGGGCCGCCGCCGTGAACGGGCTGGGGCTGCCCGGCGTGCGGTTCCGGGAGGCGTACTTCGCGCCCACGTTCTCCAAGTTCCAGGGGAAGACCGTGGGCGGGGTGCAGGTCCATGTGACCGACCGGGCCGCCTTCGACCCCGTGCGCACCGGGGTCGCGCTGCTGGTGACGGCGCGGAAGGCGTGGGACGGGTTCGCGTGGCGGTCCGACCACTGGATCGACCGGCTCACCGGCTCCGACCAGGTGCGCACGATGATCGACGCGGGCGCGGACACCGACGAGGTGACGGGTGCCTGGCAGGAGGAGCTGGCCGCGTTCCGGCGGGTGCGAAAGGGGTATCTCCTGTACAAGTAGCGCGTCTTCATCGGGGACGAGGGAGCCCGGCATGGCCGATCCTGGGATGAGCGTGTCTCCCTACTGGGAGCTGACCTTCGACGCGGACGGGGACGTGGACGGCCCCGAACGGGACCGGCTGCTGGCGCAGGTCACCGACCGCGGCGTGCGGGACCTGGTCGTCTTCGCGCACGGCTGGAACAACGACCGTTCGGGCGCGACCGCGCTGTACCGGCGGTTC
This sequence is a window from Streptomyces rubradiris. Protein-coding genes within it:
- a CDS encoding PucR family transcriptional regulator encodes the protein MTESREHAEWGPAAGPGVTLERLLSVVGPGALELDTAPGGLGVAVGGVTLLDVLAPEVRPGELVLAVGVAAGSAQAVDVVRRAGAAGARGVVFGPERPDGSLGVLRSAAHEAGTALLFRTWYRWEELVAVLRAGLAAAGVPPLPAARGLVLGDLDGLADAVAALVGGSVTIEDTESRVLAYSSTEENVDEMRRLTILGRRVPAWRVAAMRDAGFFRALWTTEDVLHRRAQGDNPERLVCAVRAGGEVLGSVWVAAVAGRPLSPNAAQALRAASRAAAPHLLHHRTRGADSRLVEDAARALLEERGSAEVLAERAALPAREPCAVLAVGVATGEQGAAGEPSRMYALLALHCAALGHRIVVVPAGGRALVLVGALDRDADRARERMTALGTSLTARLSAAAGAPVRAGLGEVVPALAQAARSRRSAEQALKALARTGDGRSVAWVEDVADTIGVLRVLEALRDLELPPGTAVARLAAFDAGHAGSRLVESLRAYLDHFGDVPAAARSLSLHPNTMRYRLGRITAVSGLDLGSPDARLLAQLQLRLGDGERRGTPGP
- a CDS encoding diaminopimelate decarboxylase; this translates as MTAVSRAAARREHVLREAVRQGLLDPELAPLAAFVDLDGVGATVRALREAFPGAPELPAVTHAFAAKANCLVPVLRELERLGMGCEVATGGELARALAAGFPADRIVFDSPAKTRAELARALELGVAVNADGFQELERIDALLAGRRSASRIGVRLNCQVGGGAIAAMSTATTTSKFGVPLTDPGNRERLLRAFAAYPWLTWVHTHTGSQGCPLDLMARGVAQAVEFAGQVTAAFGAGRVEGIDIGGGLPVNFADDEVTPTFADYVAQLRAHAPGLFEGRYRVVTEFGRSVLAKNGFLAAYVEYTKSAGGRPIAVTHAGVQVATRTVFSPDAWPLRIEAYGPDGAALRARPVRQDIAGPACFAGDLLARDRALPPLGPGDLVVVPDTGAYYFSTPFHYNSLPEPAVHGVRTDAAGRVEFTLVRPAQDPWLLTDRDGVPEPVPAGEDR
- a CDS encoding TetR/AcrR family transcriptional regulator, translated to MPRTTDGDGTPVPQRLLAAATRLFAEQGYDRTSVQEIVEAAGVTKGALYHYFGSKDDLLHEVYARVLRLQQERLDTYANADEPVAKRLRDAAADVVVTTIENLDDASIFFRSMHHLSPEKNKQVRAERRRYHERFRALVEEGQKEGVFSTATPADLVVDYHFGSVHHLSTWYRPDGPLTPQQVADHLADLLLRALRP
- a CDS encoding class I adenylate-forming enzyme family protein, producing MTAVRYADRPWLALLTDDQRAPLDPADSLVHALGTAVAGHPDRACLAYFDTRLTYRDIDELTDSVAAHLAGRGLRRGDRVAVLLQNSPHFVLAVLGAWKAGATVVPVNPMYKSGEVAHVLRDAEVTALICSDRAWEGYLRQTAADSPVRIVLTACERDFQTRDDPRVLAFERLPQAPDADDLTAVARQGGRPPEGRLPRPEDIALISYTSGTSGIPKGATNTHANIMYNAERQSTGLGLPEGPVYYALAPLFHITGMVCQLGACLNGAGTLVLTYRFEPGVVLDAFAEHRPHYTVGPSTAYMALAAHPGVTREHFTSFVQLSSGGAPVPPALVERFRERFGPYLRVGYGLTECTAPCASVPPHLEAPVDPVSGTLSVGLPGADTVVRILDDRGAEVPFGEHGEIAVRGPQVVPGYWRRPDATAETFPDGELRTGDIGFMDERGWLYVVDRKKDMINASGFKVWPREVEDVLYTHPAVREAAVVGVPDGYRGETVKAYISLRPGAEAAPGELAAYCKERLAAYKYPRQVEILPELPKTASGKILRRELRSRNTD
- a CDS encoding SDR family oxidoreductase produces the protein MVEAVRDAGVVVTGAGGGIGAALARRFAAEGARVVVNDLDAGKAKAVAEEIGGTAVPGDASRVVDAAREALGGTVDVYCANAGVAFEDGDLTALDEHTWETSWDVNLMAHVRAAHALLPGWLERGAGRFVSTVSAAGLLTMIGAPSYSVTKHGAYAFAEWLSLTYRHRGVKVHAICPQGVRTDMLAATGSAGDLVLRPTAIEPEAVADALLKGIEEDRFLILPHPEVAGFYQARAGEPERWLATMNHIQRKWEAAR
- a CDS encoding exo-beta-N-acetylmuramidase NamZ domain-containing protein; the encoded protein is MDLSRRNLLASTALAATPMPHHHREPLRTGFENLAAHDYALLAGQKTGVVTNPTGITRAAEHIVDVMHRDPRVELTAVFGPEHGFRGTAQAGGSEGRHDDPATGLPVYDTYLKSGRPLADIFTASGVDTVVFDIQDVGARFYTYIWTLYDCMEAAALAGKRFVVLDRPNPVTGRAAEGPVLREEFASFVGRKPIAQAHGMTVAELAGLFNGEFLSTPVALETVRMSGWKRSAFYDGSGLPWVPPSPNMPTPDTAMVYSGTCLFEGTNLSEGRGTTRPFELLGAEGVDGRWAAAVNGLGLPGVRFREAYFAPTFSKFQGKTVGGVQVHVTDRAAFDPVRTGVALLVTARKAWDGFAWRSDHWIDRLTGSDQVRTMIDAGADTDEVTGAWQEELAAFRRVRKGYLLYK